A window of Polyodon spathula isolate WHYD16114869_AA chromosome 22, ASM1765450v1, whole genome shotgun sequence contains these coding sequences:
- the LOC121296878 gene encoding replication factor C subunit 5-like, whose protein sequence is MASTCNSQLQSRNLPWVEKYRPQTLKDLISHQDILGTIQRFINEERLPHLLFYGPPGTGKTSTILACAKQLYKEKEFNAMVLELNASDDRGIDVVRGPILSFSSTRTIFNRGFKLVILDEADAMTQDAQNALRRVIEKFTENTRFCLICNYLSKIIPALQSRCTRFRFGPLTQEQMVPRLEYVIEQESVDVTPDGMKAIVTLSNGDMRRSLNILQSTSMAYGTVSEDTVYTCTGHPLKADIANILDWMLNQDFSTAYNNIMELKTLKGLALHDVLTEIHLLVHRVDFPASVRIHLLIKMANIEHRLASGTSEKIQLSSMIAAFQVARDMVAAEA, encoded by the exons atggcttcAACTTGCAATAGCCAGTTGCAGTCTAGAAACCTTCCGTG ggtgGAAAAATATCGACCGCAGACGCTGAAGGACTTGATCTCGCATCAGGACATTCTAGGAACAA TTCAGCGCTTTATCAATGAAGAGAGGCTCCCGCATCTCCTGTTTTATGGGCCTCCCGGGACTGGGAAGACCTCTACCATCCTGGCTTGTGCCAAGCAGCTCTACAAGGAGAAAGAGTTCAACGCCATGGTCCTGGAG CTCAATGCATCAGATGACAGAGGTATTGATGTTGTTCGGGGTCcgatcctcagcttctccagcaCCAGGACCATCTTTAA TCGAGGATTTAAACTAGTTATACTGGATGAAGCCGACGCCATGACCCAGGATGCTCAGAATGCTTTGAGAAGAG TGATTGAGAAGTTCACCGAGAATACCAGGTTTTGCTTGATCTGTAACTACCTGTCAAAGATCATTCCTGCACTGCAGTCTCGATGCACGAGGTTCCGGTTCGGCCCCCTGACCCAGGAGCAGATGGTACCCCGGCTGGAATATGTTATAGAGCAGGAAAG TGTTGATGTAACCCCAGATGGAATGAAGGCTATTGTGACCCTGTCTAACGGTGACATGCGTCGATCACTCAACATTTTACAG AGTACCAGCATGGCTTATGGAACCGTGAGTGAGGATACAGTGTACACCTGCACAGGTCACCCTCTGAAGGCAGACATTGCTAACATTCTGGACTGGATGCTGAACCAGGATTTCTCCACAGCGTACAATA ACATCATGGAGCTGAAAACACTGAAGGGCTTGGCGTTGCATGACGTGCTGACAGAGATCCACCTGTTGGTGCACAGAG ttgATTTCCCAGCTTCAGTTCGAATCCATTTACTCATCAAGATGGCAAATATTGA GCACAGGCTTGCGTCTGGGACGAGCGAGAAGATCCAGCTGAGCTCCATGATCGCAGCGTTTCAGGTGGCGCGGGACATGGTGGCAGCTGAAGCCTGA
- the LOC121297521 gene encoding WD repeat and SOCS box-containing protein 2-like isoform X2: protein MELIIKPGTKQDWRQPEKAVLIGELMPVHPQPLERRSGCETWSAEFSPDGSYFAWSLGHGIVKLVPWPLEESSGSPTRSATRCKNYFCNAGWQENDNPKEKTLECGQTVWSLAFGPRSSKDRTCHRRDCQLASLSHLFSSLVLATGLNDGHIKVWEVLTGHLLFNLTGHQDVVRDLTFAPNGGWTLVSGSRDQTIRIWDLTKDGKTVHVLTGHKQWVYCCRVSPDCSMIASVSGENYVFLWSMRSYTFIRKLEGHKNCVISCDFSPDGALLVTASLDTQVYLWDPYTGESVMQLSYAVCAVCLRSVRFSPEGLYFATVADDRDLRIWALGMDRPVIESPVPQNPVTNGLCCAFSPQGGVLATGTRDGQVQFWRSLRVVPSLRHLSRVSLRQSVSSHQVMALPIPKKMKDFLTYRTLLTCHENNSLHHLQEVIALN from the exons ATGGAACTAATAATTAAACCAGGAACGAAGCAGGACTGGAGACAACCAG AGAAAGCAGTGTTGATTGGAGAGCTTATGCCAGTCCACCCTCAGCCCCTGGAGCGCAGGTCAGGCTGTGAGACTTGGAGTGCTGAGTTCTCCCCCGATGGTTCCTATTTTGCTTGGTCGCTGGGACACGGAATCGTGAAGCTAGTCCCGTGGCCGCTGGAGGAGAGCAGCGG GAGCCCTACTAGAAGTGCAACACGGTGCAAGAATTACTTCTGTAATGCAGGATGGCAAGAAAATGACAACCCCAAGGAAAAGACCCTCGAGTGTGGACAGACTGTGTGGAGTTTGGCTTTTGGTCCACGCTCATCGAAGGACAGAACTTGCCACAGACGTGATTGTCAACTGGCATCGCTTTCTCATCTGTTCTCAAGCCTGGTTCTGGCCACAGGTCTTAATGATGGCCATATCAAAGTGTGGGAGGTACTAACAG GTCATCTCCTGTTCAATCTAACTGGACATCAGGACGTGGTGAGGGATCTGACCTTCGCCCCAAACGGAGGCTGGACACTTGTCTCTGGTTCTCGAGACCAGACGATACGAATTTGGGATTTAACAAAAGATG GTAAAACAGTCCATGTGCTGACTGGCCACAAGCAGTGGGTGTACTGCTGTCGGGTTTCCCCTGACTGCAGCATGATTGCCTCTGTTTCCGGAGAGAACTAC GTGTTCCTGTGGAGCATGCGATCGTACACCTTCATTAGAAAACTGGAGGGTCACAAGAACTGCGTCATATCCTGCGACTTCTCGCCTGACGGAGCTCTGCTGGTGACGGCGTCCCTCGACACACAGGTGTACCTGTGGGACCCCTACACTGGGGAATCGGTCATGCAGTTAAG TTATGCCGTCTGCGCTGTTTGTCTGAGGTCTGTGCGCTTCTCTCCTGAAGGCTTATACTTTGCAACAGTTGCAGATGACAG GGACTTGAGGATTTGGGCGTTAGGAATGGACAGGCCAGTAATAGAAAGCCCAGTGCCGCAAAATCCTGTGACCAACGGCCTGTGCTGCGCTTTCTCACCACAAGGGGGAGTCCTTGCAACAGG GACGAGAGATGGGCAGGTGCAGTTCTGGAGGAGCCTGAGGGTCGTGCCGAGTTTACGGCACCTGAGCCGCGTATCCCTCCGCCAGTCTGTGTCCTCCCATCAGGTGATGGCGCTGCCCATCCCCAAGAAGATGAAGGACTTTCTCACGTACAGGACTCTCTTAACATGCCACGAGAACAACTCTCTTCATCACTTGCAAGAAGTCATAGCCCTCAATTAA
- the LOC121297521 gene encoding WD repeat and SOCS box-containing protein 2-like isoform X1, which produces MELIIKPGTKQDWRQPEKAVLIGELMPVHPQPLERRSGCETWSAEFSPDGSYFAWSLGHGIVKLVPWPLEESSGSPTRSATRCKNYFCNAGWQENDNPKEKTLECGQTVWSLAFGPRSSKDRTCHRRDCQLASLSHLFSSLVLATGLNDGHIKVWEVLTGHLLFNLTGHQDVVRDLTFAPNGGWTLVSGSRDQTIRIWDLTKDGKTVHVLTGHKQWVYCCRVSPDCSMIASVSGENYVFLWSMRSYTFIRKLEGHKNCVISCDFSPDGALLVTASLDTQVYLWDPYTGESVMQLSHCFPDLYSYAVCAVCLRSVRFSPEGLYFATVADDRDLRIWALGMDRPVIESPVPQNPVTNGLCCAFSPQGGVLATGTRDGQVQFWRSLRVVPSLRHLSRVSLRQSVSSHQVMALPIPKKMKDFLTYRTLLTCHENNSLHHLQEVIALN; this is translated from the exons ATGGAACTAATAATTAAACCAGGAACGAAGCAGGACTGGAGACAACCAG AGAAAGCAGTGTTGATTGGAGAGCTTATGCCAGTCCACCCTCAGCCCCTGGAGCGCAGGTCAGGCTGTGAGACTTGGAGTGCTGAGTTCTCCCCCGATGGTTCCTATTTTGCTTGGTCGCTGGGACACGGAATCGTGAAGCTAGTCCCGTGGCCGCTGGAGGAGAGCAGCGG GAGCCCTACTAGAAGTGCAACACGGTGCAAGAATTACTTCTGTAATGCAGGATGGCAAGAAAATGACAACCCCAAGGAAAAGACCCTCGAGTGTGGACAGACTGTGTGGAGTTTGGCTTTTGGTCCACGCTCATCGAAGGACAGAACTTGCCACAGACGTGATTGTCAACTGGCATCGCTTTCTCATCTGTTCTCAAGCCTGGTTCTGGCCACAGGTCTTAATGATGGCCATATCAAAGTGTGGGAGGTACTAACAG GTCATCTCCTGTTCAATCTAACTGGACATCAGGACGTGGTGAGGGATCTGACCTTCGCCCCAAACGGAGGCTGGACACTTGTCTCTGGTTCTCGAGACCAGACGATACGAATTTGGGATTTAACAAAAGATG GTAAAACAGTCCATGTGCTGACTGGCCACAAGCAGTGGGTGTACTGCTGTCGGGTTTCCCCTGACTGCAGCATGATTGCCTCTGTTTCCGGAGAGAACTAC GTGTTCCTGTGGAGCATGCGATCGTACACCTTCATTAGAAAACTGGAGGGTCACAAGAACTGCGTCATATCCTGCGACTTCTCGCCTGACGGAGCTCTGCTGGTGACGGCGTCCCTCGACACACAGGTGTACCTGTGGGACCCCTACACTGGGGAATCGGTCATGCAGTTAAG CCATTGTTTTCCTGACCTGTACAGTTATGCCGTCTGCGCTGTTTGTCTGAGGTCTGTGCGCTTCTCTCCTGAAGGCTTATACTTTGCAACAGTTGCAGATGACAG GGACTTGAGGATTTGGGCGTTAGGAATGGACAGGCCAGTAATAGAAAGCCCAGTGCCGCAAAATCCTGTGACCAACGGCCTGTGCTGCGCTTTCTCACCACAAGGGGGAGTCCTTGCAACAGG GACGAGAGATGGGCAGGTGCAGTTCTGGAGGAGCCTGAGGGTCGTGCCGAGTTTACGGCACCTGAGCCGCGTATCCCTCCGCCAGTCTGTGTCCTCCCATCAGGTGATGGCGCTGCCCATCCCCAAGAAGATGAAGGACTTTCTCACGTACAGGACTCTCTTAACATGCCACGAGAACAACTCTCTTCATCACTTGCAAGAAGTCATAGCCCTCAATTAA
- the LOC121297519 gene encoding V-set and immunoglobulin domain-containing protein 10-like isoform X1 produces MKRMMWGAAVITVAVLCHGVRLRATDAAEMVTVDRLATVGESMVLSCNNATVNATPGVTEWSKDGRLVLRHNSTSTEKFVVDSRLSIVNNRDLQISKVWGSDEGVYVCNVTPSDIKEQKQHGIKLVIVSGPDAVSVNITPAVVLRNGTYYTVQGSEVTYTCSSQSYPAQELSWVFEGLASKPVKVASGKGTSLGFKKINVIPIDQGNYSCSARNPVSRKTVTSSIAMLVYYYPRHAPQCSFETGSNASDLLLHCSWTGGYPEPTLQWKHDDEETSGDWQPVLGASAANASLDVTMSRTQLHDGQVLKCVGEHPAILPRMEISCSVKLKAPYPEGEPMVTGISKQNVTLTCQDKDARPPPKITWLRSMKREEIFPSSKYIISQGKAVSTLVINSCSKENDEGFYFCRSENPVRVRELEVRLLIKSSAYNVGGLIGVVLAIVIVGSGGIIGAFVYLNRERIFLGHPVRSEERNDVLMLVDSDDDVPFEDDISGLTSVINGHATPVLNNHHTPHADREEPQIHDEEPPEQDITDT; encoded by the exons atGAAAAGAATGATGTGGGGAGCAGCTGTAATAACCGTTGCCGTGCTTTGTCATGGCGTGCGCTTACGTGCAACAG ATGCTGCTGAGATGGTGACAGTGGACAGGCTGGCGACGGTGGGAGAAAGCATGGTTTTGTCTTGCAACAACGCCACGGTGAATGCAACCCCTGGTGTAACAGAATGGTCAAAGGATGGCAGGCTTGTCCTGCGCCACAACTCTACCTCCACGGAGAAGTTTGTTGTGGACAGCCGCCTCTCCATTGTGAACAACAGGGACTTGCAGATCAGCAAAGTGTGGGGTTCAGACGAGGGCGTGTATGTGTGTAATGTAACGCCGTCAGACATCAAGGAGCAGAAGCAGCATGGTATTAAATTGGTGATAGTCA GTGGCCCAGATGCTGTATCTGTTAATATCACACCCGCAGTTGTTCTTCGCAATGGAACATATTACACAGTCCAGGGTTCAGAGGTCACCTATACCTGCTCCAGCCAATCCTATCCAGCACAGGAGCTTTCCTGGGTGTTTGAAGGGCTGGCGTCGAAGCCTGTTAAGGTCGCATCAGGGAAGGGAACCTCGCTTGGCTTCAAGAAGATAAATGTTATACCAATTGACCAAGGGAACTACAGCTGCTCAGCCAGAAACCCTGTTTCTAGAAAAACTGTGACGTCAAGCATTGCAATGCTGGTTTACT atTATCCGCGCCATGCACCCCAGTGCTCTTTTGAAACGGGGAGCAACGCCTCTGATTTGCTGCTGCACTGCAGCTGGACCGGGGGCTACCCTGAGCCCACACTGCAGTGGAAACACGACGACGAGGAGACTTCAGGAGACTGGCAGCCTGTGCTCGGTGCCTCTGCAGCGAACGCCAGCCTGGATGTGACGATGAGCAGGACCCAGCTGCACGACGGACAAGTGCTGAAGTGTGTGGGGGAGCACCCGGCCATCCTGCCCAGAATGGAAATCTCCTGCTCAGTAAAGTTAA AGGCTCCTTATCCAGAGGGAGAGCCCATGGTCACTGGGATCAGCAAACAGAATGTTACCTTAACCTGCCAGGACAAAGACGCCCGCCCTCCTCCTAAAATCACGTGGCTGAGGAGCATGAAACGGGAGGAGATCTTCCCCAGCTCCAAGTACATCATCTCTCAGGGCAAGGCTGTCTCAACCCTAGTAATAAACAGCTGCTCCAAGGAGAACGATGAGGGCTTTTACTTCTGTAGATCAGAGAACCCTGTGAGGGTGCGGGAGCTGGAAGTGCGTCTCTTGATAAAgt CTTCTGCATACAATGTTGGTGGATTAATTGGGGTAGTCCTTGCCATTGTAATTGTTGGTTCTGGGGGAATAATTGGTGCGTTTGTGTATTTGAATCGGGAAAGAATATTCCTCG gACACCCTGTTCG GAGCGAGGAGAGGAACGATGTGCTAATGCTGGTGGACTCGGATGACGATGTCCCGTTTGAGGATGATATTTCAGGATTAACTTCGGTAATCAACGGGCACGCCACGCCAGTGTTGAACAACCACCACACTCCCCACG CCGACCGTGAGGAACCACAGATCCACGACGAAGAGCCACCAGAACAAGATATCACAGACACATGA
- the LOC121297519 gene encoding V-set and immunoglobulin domain-containing protein 10-like isoform X2 codes for MVTVDRLATVGESMVLSCNNATVNATPGVTEWSKDGRLVLRHNSTSTEKFVVDSRLSIVNNRDLQISKVWGSDEGVYVCNVTPSDIKEQKQHGIKLVIVSGPDAVSVNITPAVVLRNGTYYTVQGSEVTYTCSSQSYPAQELSWVFEGLASKPVKVASGKGTSLGFKKINVIPIDQGNYSCSARNPVSRKTVTSSIAMLVYYYPRHAPQCSFETGSNASDLLLHCSWTGGYPEPTLQWKHDDEETSGDWQPVLGASAANASLDVTMSRTQLHDGQVLKCVGEHPAILPRMEISCSVKLKAPYPEGEPMVTGISKQNVTLTCQDKDARPPPKITWLRSMKREEIFPSSKYIISQGKAVSTLVINSCSKENDEGFYFCRSENPVRVRELEVRLLIKSSAYNVGGLIGVVLAIVIVGSGGIIGAFVYLNRERIFLGHPVRSEERNDVLMLVDSDDDVPFEDDISGLTSVINGHATPVLNNHHTPHADREEPQIHDEEPPEQDITDT; via the exons ATGGTGACAGTGGACAGGCTGGCGACGGTGGGAGAAAGCATGGTTTTGTCTTGCAACAACGCCACGGTGAATGCAACCCCTGGTGTAACAGAATGGTCAAAGGATGGCAGGCTTGTCCTGCGCCACAACTCTACCTCCACGGAGAAGTTTGTTGTGGACAGCCGCCTCTCCATTGTGAACAACAGGGACTTGCAGATCAGCAAAGTGTGGGGTTCAGACGAGGGCGTGTATGTGTGTAATGTAACGCCGTCAGACATCAAGGAGCAGAAGCAGCATGGTATTAAATTGGTGATAGTCA GTGGCCCAGATGCTGTATCTGTTAATATCACACCCGCAGTTGTTCTTCGCAATGGAACATATTACACAGTCCAGGGTTCAGAGGTCACCTATACCTGCTCCAGCCAATCCTATCCAGCACAGGAGCTTTCCTGGGTGTTTGAAGGGCTGGCGTCGAAGCCTGTTAAGGTCGCATCAGGGAAGGGAACCTCGCTTGGCTTCAAGAAGATAAATGTTATACCAATTGACCAAGGGAACTACAGCTGCTCAGCCAGAAACCCTGTTTCTAGAAAAACTGTGACGTCAAGCATTGCAATGCTGGTTTACT atTATCCGCGCCATGCACCCCAGTGCTCTTTTGAAACGGGGAGCAACGCCTCTGATTTGCTGCTGCACTGCAGCTGGACCGGGGGCTACCCTGAGCCCACACTGCAGTGGAAACACGACGACGAGGAGACTTCAGGAGACTGGCAGCCTGTGCTCGGTGCCTCTGCAGCGAACGCCAGCCTGGATGTGACGATGAGCAGGACCCAGCTGCACGACGGACAAGTGCTGAAGTGTGTGGGGGAGCACCCGGCCATCCTGCCCAGAATGGAAATCTCCTGCTCAGTAAAGTTAA AGGCTCCTTATCCAGAGGGAGAGCCCATGGTCACTGGGATCAGCAAACAGAATGTTACCTTAACCTGCCAGGACAAAGACGCCCGCCCTCCTCCTAAAATCACGTGGCTGAGGAGCATGAAACGGGAGGAGATCTTCCCCAGCTCCAAGTACATCATCTCTCAGGGCAAGGCTGTCTCAACCCTAGTAATAAACAGCTGCTCCAAGGAGAACGATGAGGGCTTTTACTTCTGTAGATCAGAGAACCCTGTGAGGGTGCGGGAGCTGGAAGTGCGTCTCTTGATAAAgt CTTCTGCATACAATGTTGGTGGATTAATTGGGGTAGTCCTTGCCATTGTAATTGTTGGTTCTGGGGGAATAATTGGTGCGTTTGTGTATTTGAATCGGGAAAGAATATTCCTCG gACACCCTGTTCG GAGCGAGGAGAGGAACGATGTGCTAATGCTGGTGGACTCGGATGACGATGTCCCGTTTGAGGATGATATTTCAGGATTAACTTCGGTAATCAACGGGCACGCCACGCCAGTGTTGAACAACCACCACACTCCCCACG CCGACCGTGAGGAACCACAGATCCACGACGAAGAGCCACCAGAACAAGATATCACAGACACATGA